One window of Anaerolineales bacterium genomic DNA carries:
- a CDS encoding caspase family protein, protein MPKKPNFTAKLKLETGTHSAFINQLRASPDGKTLASSSIDKTIRLWDVPAQKQTGMLLGQMGAGNEGAIQAFSFSRDGKYIVSLAWMYPDDRQDQNERETELRVYELATGNLQAGFRYPGTLQDLDFSLDGKYLALAGNPNQSRRGLLMVHKTKDLLKGFGKKPEPFASTVLYESGLVPSYVRFVPEKPGKGGDYRIIASAWEPFGYRPGRLSSFSFSISKKLTGLFSRDLEEWIAPDSLAVSRQFIVISPADFDENINKKFYCYDLDGKLVNVVDSESPPANPAFSSDGNRLIVGQRRDSSIVQIKVYDTAFGQFPLKSVYFGHDSQVFGVALPGGDLAVSAGGDQNALHFWSTEHMEGEFIAESKGVGRVVHVVGVSPNEQIGFGTRDTLRLDDGRIVLQRVFDLRTMTLRSFPFHEAAEFRRAEKAFGKQSLDFSEQGNWNLLLLPNGSYFPVPSGDWYNVSTYGFTEKGSVVIGSQDGKLRFAPRSPEGTYQLSERVLVGHEASVIDHAACGKWLVTAGADQVMRLWFLEDAENDTGEHLCPALNLFVGADDEWVIWSESGYYNASQDGDMRFGYHLNRGPEMEAVFIPSDRLSKTFYRPDIIQAIVEHGNEKRALEELAKEGIQIGKVDVIDALPPIVEFLKGGVRRTKREVTFRFSVQNLSPKNPVRRVWIVQNEGFVWEAKKIAKNYTVKLRLKPGWNGFKILAENDAAKSIPLQFEAIGPGPDQKQRKNSFLVPFTSRGVEQTALGRMGTARGAPEAEEAARSQANIFLEGRENGTLYLLAVGVSKLKNETDDFKSLTYADDDAESMYNAFARSMLEGTLKNKGALKNKAFKSVEASILLNEQATKEAIFKEVDAICEKIRKRKAKNDSRRDVLMVFLSGHGVRRSDAKERELYFWCYDLLKTSTRATGLSFIELGEKITALPVDVILATDACHSGMAGSEVVRGVDPNELAKRIYAINERGIYILNAARSEEFAREHPSIGHGVFTKAVLEALEFESDFSMLNIMASVQRRVLHYTNGIQTPVFRMYGDLLPLVVYEK, encoded by the coding sequence ATGCCAAAAAAGCCGAACTTCACTGCCAAATTAAAACTGGAAACGGGGACGCATTCCGCGTTTATCAATCAGTTGCGCGCCTCGCCGGATGGTAAAACCCTCGCTTCCTCGAGCATCGATAAGACCATCCGGCTCTGGGATGTCCCTGCACAAAAACAAACAGGCATGCTGCTCGGGCAGATGGGCGCAGGGAACGAAGGAGCGATACAGGCGTTCTCGTTCAGCCGCGATGGAAAATATATCGTTTCCCTCGCGTGGATGTACCCCGATGACCGGCAGGACCAGAACGAACGCGAAACAGAATTGCGCGTGTACGAACTTGCGACAGGCAACCTTCAAGCCGGATTCCGCTATCCGGGCACGCTTCAAGACCTGGACTTCAGCCTGGATGGCAAATACCTGGCTTTGGCTGGCAACCCGAACCAATCCCGCCGGGGACTCTTGATGGTCCATAAGACGAAGGATCTTCTCAAAGGGTTCGGTAAAAAACCGGAGCCGTTCGCTTCGACGGTTTTGTATGAAAGCGGATTGGTTCCCTCCTATGTCCGCTTTGTGCCGGAAAAGCCCGGCAAGGGCGGCGACTATCGCATCATTGCCTCTGCCTGGGAGCCGTTTGGATATCGGCCGGGCAGGCTTTCCTCTTTTTCATTTTCCATCTCGAAAAAATTGACCGGACTGTTCAGCAGGGATTTGGAAGAATGGATTGCGCCGGACTCTCTTGCAGTAAGCCGCCAATTCATTGTGATCTCGCCCGCCGATTTCGACGAGAATATAAATAAAAAGTTCTATTGCTACGATCTCGATGGAAAGTTGGTGAACGTCGTCGATTCGGAATCCCCTCCGGCGAACCCCGCTTTTTCATCCGACGGAAACCGGCTGATCGTCGGGCAGAGGCGGGATAGTTCCATTGTCCAGATCAAAGTATATGACACGGCTTTTGGTCAATTCCCGCTGAAGAGCGTTTATTTCGGCCACGACTCCCAGGTTTTCGGCGTGGCCTTGCCGGGTGGAGACCTTGCCGTCAGCGCGGGCGGCGACCAGAATGCGCTCCATTTTTGGAGCACGGAACACATGGAAGGTGAATTCATCGCCGAAAGCAAGGGCGTGGGAAGGGTCGTCCATGTCGTGGGCGTCAGCCCGAATGAACAGATCGGTTTTGGCACGCGCGATACCCTGCGTTTGGATGATGGTAGGATCGTGTTGCAGCGCGTCTTCGACCTGCGCACCATGACGCTGAGATCGTTTCCGTTTCATGAAGCGGCCGAGTTCCGCCGCGCCGAAAAAGCATTCGGCAAACAAAGCCTGGATTTCTCGGAGCAGGGCAATTGGAATTTATTACTCCTGCCGAACGGAAGTTACTTTCCTGTTCCTTCCGGCGATTGGTACAACGTGTCCACGTATGGGTTTACCGAAAAAGGTTCCGTGGTGATCGGCTCGCAGGACGGTAAACTTCGTTTCGCGCCTCGCAGCCCGGAGGGAACGTATCAATTATCCGAACGTGTTCTCGTCGGGCATGAGGCATCCGTTATCGACCATGCGGCTTGTGGAAAATGGCTGGTCACTGCCGGCGCGGACCAGGTGATGCGTCTGTGGTTTTTGGAAGATGCCGAGAATGATACCGGTGAACATTTATGCCCCGCCTTGAATTTATTCGTCGGCGCGGACGATGAATGGGTGATCTGGAGTGAAAGCGGCTACTACAACGCCAGCCAGGACGGAGACATGCGCTTCGGCTATCATTTGAACCGCGGTCCCGAGATGGAGGCCGTCTTCATCCCCAGCGACCGCCTGAGCAAGACCTTTTATCGTCCCGATATCATTCAAGCCATTGTGGAGCACGGCAACGAGAAGCGCGCCTTGGAAGAACTGGCTAAAGAGGGCATTCAAATTGGCAAGGTGGATGTCATCGATGCCCTGCCGCCCATTGTGGAATTTCTAAAGGGCGGAGTGAGGCGGACCAAACGGGAAGTCACCTTCCGGTTCTCGGTTCAGAACCTGAGCCCGAAGAATCCAGTCCGCCGCGTATGGATCGTCCAGAACGAAGGTTTTGTCTGGGAGGCGAAAAAGATCGCAAAGAATTACACGGTCAAACTTCGGCTGAAGCCCGGTTGGAACGGATTTAAAATTCTGGCGGAAAATGATGCCGCGAAGTCGATCCCCCTTCAATTCGAGGCAATCGGACCGGGACCGGATCAGAAACAGCGAAAGAACAGTTTTCTGGTTCCATTCACAAGCAGAGGTGTGGAGCAGACCGCCCTGGGCAGGATGGGAACCGCGCGCGGCGCACCCGAGGCGGAGGAGGCGGCGCGATCCCAGGCGAACATTTTCCTCGAAGGACGGGAGAACGGGACTCTGTACCTGCTGGCGGTGGGAGTTTCGAAACTAAAGAACGAGACCGACGATTTCAAATCGCTGACCTATGCAGACGACGACGCTGAAAGCATGTACAACGCCTTCGCTCGTTCCATGCTGGAAGGTACTTTGAAGAACAAGGGCGCATTGAAGAACAAGGCGTTCAAGTCTGTCGAGGCGTCCATCCTGCTGAACGAACAGGCGACGAAAGAAGCCATTTTCAAAGAGGTGGACGCGATCTGCGAAAAGATCAGGAAAAGAAAGGCGAAAAACGATTCCCGGCGGGATGTCCTCATGGTCTTCCTTTCCGGTCACGGTGTGAGGCGGAGCGACGCGAAGGAACGCGAATTGTATTTCTGGTGTTACGATCTGTTGAAGACCAGCACGCGCGCCACCGGGCTGTCGTTCATCGAACTTGGGGAAAAGATCACCGCCCTGCCGGTGGATGTGATCCTGGCGACGGACGCATGCCATTCCGGCATGGCGGGCAGCGAAGTTGTCCGCGGCGTGGACCCGAATGAACTTGCAAAGCGCATCTACGCGATCAACGAACGCGGAATCTACATCCTGAACGCCGCCCGCAGCGAGGAATTTGCCCGGGAGCACCCGTCGATTGGGCATGGCGTGTTCACCAAGGCGGTCCTCGAAGCGCTGGAGTTCGAGAGCGATTTCAGCATGCTGAACATCATGGCTTCGGTCCAGCGCCGTGTGCTGCATTATACGAATGGCATCCAGACGCCCGTCTTTCGCATGTACGGCGACCTGCTGCCCCTGGTCGTGTACGAAAAATGA
- a CDS encoding adenylate/guanylate cyclase domain-containing protein, giving the protein MNGYPSGTVTFLFTDIEGSTMLWEQHPEAMKAALAEHDSVLRGAIIDNLGYVIKTTGDGVHAVFEKAVDAVNAAIKAQKIFQTSTNNGRLPIKIRMGLHTGEAELRDGDYYGQTLNRAQRIMSVGHGGQILLSDLTAQVAREHLPNDVSLVDLGEHYLKGLFEAEKIHQVNAAELLKNFPPLNSIPIVTNNLPAQLTSFIGRDREMAEAVKRLEGARLLTLIGPGGTGKTRLSLELGAHLLPHFVDGVWLVELAPVADPGLIPQAVASVLNVRAQAGMPLIGFVLDYLRAKNLLLILDNCEHLVEASAALVDEFLHNAPNIKIIASSREALGINGETVYRVPSLSMPNQDHVTREAGLGFESVRLFADRASAANPKFNLTDDNASYVAQICSRLDGIPLAIELAASRVSAFTPEQIAKRLDDRFKLLTGGSRTALPRQQTLRALIDWSYDILSAPECKLLRHLSVFAGGWVFEAAETVCNDTDVLELLPQLVNKSLVVMDEEGDEPRYHLLETIRQYARDKLLEAGEAEEMRDRHLKYHVELAEKAEKELYSSTALRWVNRLEADYDNIRAAFEWGMERDIELVLRMGGALPYFWFRRGYEAEALKLLREALKHAKDLPERNDAEGRERKRIIARTWQAMSFLFFSQGDVPAAGEAAQQCAALARQIDDIPLLAFVLTFEAESKMMSGHFDEVDAILEEIQGLVEGSNNPFALGMFYGSVGTRMMMLGQDDEKARDLLKKGLEVLKGDDNIFGHTMMLFGIAMAARYNGRFTEARAQFTPLMDVFLSMGDHHRANMVKSELAHMDRAEGKHVKAETMYRETIVEWKRLGHRAAVANQLECFGFIAKAKEQPELAATLLGAAEALREKINIQMTEMERMEYDREVADLMGNMNEKDFNAAWSRGRAMEMDEAIRLAVG; this is encoded by the coding sequence ATGAACGGTTATCCCTCCGGCACAGTCACATTTTTATTCACCGATATCGAAGGTTCGACCATGCTGTGGGAACAGCACCCCGAGGCGATGAAAGCTGCGCTGGCAGAACATGACTCTGTCTTGAGGGGAGCAATTATAGACAACCTGGGATACGTCATCAAAACCACGGGGGATGGCGTTCATGCAGTCTTCGAAAAAGCGGTCGATGCGGTCAATGCCGCCATCAAGGCGCAAAAAATATTCCAAACCTCGACCAACAACGGTCGATTGCCGATCAAAATCCGCATGGGACTTCACACAGGCGAGGCGGAATTGCGCGACGGCGATTATTACGGGCAGACGCTCAACCGCGCGCAGCGCATCATGTCTGTGGGGCACGGCGGGCAGATTTTGCTTTCGGATCTTACCGCGCAGGTGGCGCGGGAACATTTGCCCAATGACGTTTCCCTGGTCGATCTGGGCGAGCATTATTTGAAAGGACTGTTCGAGGCAGAGAAGATCCATCAGGTCAACGCGGCTGAATTGCTCAAGAACTTCCCGCCGCTCAATTCGATCCCGATCGTAACGAACAACCTCCCGGCACAACTCACATCCTTCATCGGGCGCGATCGCGAAATGGCGGAGGCGGTCAAACGACTCGAAGGCGCGCGCCTGTTGACTCTCATCGGTCCGGGGGGGACGGGCAAGACCCGGTTGTCGCTTGAACTCGGCGCACATTTGCTTCCGCACTTTGTGGATGGAGTCTGGCTTGTCGAACTCGCGCCTGTTGCCGATCCAGGGTTGATCCCGCAGGCGGTGGCTTCGGTGTTGAACGTCCGCGCGCAGGCTGGCATGCCGTTGATAGGTTTCGTTCTCGATTACCTGCGAGCCAAGAATCTTCTGCTCATACTCGATAACTGCGAACATCTTGTGGAAGCCAGCGCCGCGCTCGTGGATGAGTTTCTTCACAACGCGCCGAACATAAAGATCATTGCGAGCAGCCGCGAGGCGTTGGGGATCAACGGAGAAACGGTCTACCGGGTGCCATCGCTTTCGATGCCGAACCAAGACCACGTCACGCGGGAGGCGGGATTGGGATTCGAATCGGTCCGATTGTTCGCGGACCGGGCTTCGGCGGCAAATCCCAAATTCAATCTGACGGATGATAACGCTTCTTATGTCGCCCAGATCTGTTCCCGCCTCGACGGAATCCCTTTGGCGATCGAACTGGCGGCGTCGCGCGTGAGCGCCTTCACCCCCGAACAGATCGCAAAACGACTCGACGACCGCTTTAAATTGTTGACAGGCGGTTCGCGGACGGCCCTGCCGCGTCAGCAGACCCTGCGCGCGCTGATCGATTGGAGTTACGACATCCTGAGCGCACCCGAGTGCAAACTGCTGCGGCATTTGTCGGTCTTTGCAGGTGGTTGGGTTTTCGAAGCTGCTGAAACAGTTTGTAATGACACGGATGTGCTGGAACTGTTGCCGCAGCTCGTGAACAAGTCGCTGGTGGTGATGGACGAGGAAGGCGATGAACCGCGTTATCATTTGCTCGAAACGATCCGTCAGTATGCGCGGGACAAGTTGCTCGAAGCGGGCGAAGCGGAGGAGATGCGGGACCGCCATTTGAAATATCACGTCGAACTGGCGGAAAAGGCTGAAAAGGAACTTTACAGTTCCACTGCCTTGCGCTGGGTGAATCGGCTGGAAGCGGATTACGATAACATCCGCGCCGCGTTCGAGTGGGGCATGGAGCGGGATATCGAACTGGTCCTGCGGATGGGCGGGGCGCTGCCGTATTTCTGGTTCAGGCGCGGCTACGAAGCGGAAGCTTTGAAATTACTGCGTGAAGCGCTGAAACACGCAAAGGACCTGCCCGAACGAAATGACGCTGAAGGAAGGGAAAGGAAAAGGATCATTGCCAGGACCTGGCAGGCGATGTCCTTTTTATTTTTCAGCCAGGGCGATGTCCCTGCTGCAGGCGAAGCGGCACAACAGTGCGCGGCATTGGCGCGCCAGATCGATGACATTCCCCTGCTGGCATTCGTACTGACTTTTGAAGCGGAGTCCAAGATGATGTCGGGGCATTTCGATGAAGTGGATGCCATTTTGGAGGAAATACAGGGTCTTGTCGAAGGTTCGAACAATCCCTTTGCCTTGGGCATGTTCTATGGTTCGGTCGGGACGCGCATGATGATGCTGGGTCAGGACGACGAGAAAGCCCGGGATCTATTGAAAAAAGGTCTCGAGGTATTAAAAGGGGACGATAACATCTTCGGTCACACCATGATGTTGTTTGGGATAGCCATGGCGGCGCGATACAATGGTCGCTTCACAGAAGCGAGGGCGCAATTCACGCCGCTCATGGATGTCTTCCTCAGCATGGGCGATCATCACCGCGCCAACATGGTCAAAAGCGAGTTGGCTCACATGGACCGGGCGGAAGGAAAGCACGTCAAAGCCGAAACCATGTACCGCGAGACCATCGTCGAATGGAAGCGGCTTGGTCATCGCGCGGCGGTGGCAAATCAACTGGAGTGTTTTGGCTTCATCGCCAAGGCAAAGGAACAACCCGAACTTGCCGCGACCCTCCTCGGTGCGGCGGAGGCGCTGCGCGAAAAGATCAATATTCAAATGACCGAGATGGAGCGCATGGAATATGACCGCGAGGTGGCGGATTTGATGGGTAACATGAACGAGAAGGATTTCAATGCAGCATGGAGCAGGGGCCGCGCCATGGAAATGGACGAGGCAATCCGGCTGGCGGTGGGGTAG
- a CDS encoding tetratricopeptide repeat protein, whose translation MTLHTYLPQDRLRALARRGKMPDRTYGSALFADISGFTPLTESLGDSLGARRGAEEMTKHLSRVYNALIAEVESFGGSVIDFAGDAIMCWFDGTHGSTEVRAVSCALSLQQVMVAFKPISLPNGKSITMAVKVAVTSGPARRFIVGDPAVNYIDVLAGETIARTSLGEKLSHKGDVLVDKATADALGNALTISEWRASPEPDSVPFAVVRGFKTQGLSLTPLERAGLPSDEELKTWIHRSVYERERAGQGSLMTEFRPCLALFVRFSGIDYDSDEAGDQLNNLIRSMQARVVEFGGALLQITVGDKGSYAYINFGALGMHEDGPRRAVKLALSLRESLGSDGFKPSLQIGITQGTMFVGPYGSESRKTFGALGDDVNLCARLMTTAAPGEILVSGRVRKALPDEFVYEAHAPMNVKGKTEPLSVYSILSVKQQRAVRLQEPAYALPMIGRKKELGLVSEKLSLSIQGKGQIVGVTGAAGMGKSRLIAEGIRLARRGKLTGYGGACKSDGVDTPYLVWSGIWNAFFDLDPAMPLRKQIRSIERELEDQAPENLDALPLLGSVLGLPLTENEYTRALQPKDRKSQLEALLLHCLEYSAREASGTGGGLLLVLEDLHWIDPVSSNLLDLISRAVENLPILILLSYRLPEIDALDPGVSNLRALAHFTEVRLTDLTEAESEQVIRGKLQQLFPEQRGGIPHSLIERVTARAQGNPFYAEELLNFLRDSGFDPHNEEALARLELPGSLQSLILSRIDRLTPAQQLAFRVASIIGRSFRLEDLLKYYPWQGLSQNITSDLQELVKADLLLPDPSEPEAVYIFKHLLTHEVSYENIAYATRVQLHGMYAEYLERTHPERMEQIAASLAHHYDRAQIPEKAAYYLTKAGDQAAANYANEEALSYFNRALKNLTGEATRAHFDILWKRERIYDLLGKRLEQRQDLETLSRLVDSFEDAPNLRAGLFIRKARLEIDTGDFAAAKTNAQTAIRESSADDEGSADLIVDALLLEARAMFLAGQAVAAKPQLEDALKRSREHRYLRGEYNALAGLGLWNWYNGDNKSAVELMEQSLALIRQAGDIRRESDILNNLGIVSKDMSKFDEALAYYEAAQKIARKIGDRSGEASLLANMGRACLVARDYIQSETYSVQAAQLAAEVNEPAVRGIALHNRSEALRLLGRYAEAKESAEEALKMALASGYKTGEADTLENIAMIEFAQEDHERAMGHAEAALAIAREISSRRVETSVLTRIGMFRLEMGQLDAAQSALSEAEEIGRELNEPIPMFEIQAGLAQVALARGGPDSPERAMARIQALADEILQDPPTQQSLILPMGLYLASIRILLARNDPRAEKIIARANWLMKSRSDRIPDSALRASYLNIPEHCAIAEFAGGFNS comes from the coding sequence ATGACCCTCCACACCTACCTGCCTCAGGATCGGCTGCGCGCGTTGGCTCGCAGGGGAAAAATGCCGGACCGCACTTACGGGTCGGCGTTGTTTGCCGATATCTCCGGCTTCACTCCACTGACGGAATCCCTCGGCGATTCACTGGGCGCGCGGCGCGGCGCGGAGGAAATGACCAAACATCTCAGCCGCGTGTATAACGCATTGATCGCCGAAGTGGAGAGTTTTGGCGGGAGCGTGATCGATTTTGCGGGCGATGCGATCATGTGCTGGTTCGACGGTACTCACGGCTCGACGGAGGTCCGGGCGGTCTCCTGCGCCCTCTCGTTACAGCAAGTGATGGTTGCTTTTAAACCCATCTCTCTGCCGAATGGGAAATCGATCACGATGGCGGTCAAGGTCGCTGTCACAAGCGGACCGGCTCGGCGCTTCATCGTTGGCGACCCGGCGGTGAACTACATCGACGTGCTTGCGGGGGAGACCATCGCGCGCACTTCTCTGGGTGAGAAACTTTCGCATAAAGGCGATGTGCTGGTCGATAAAGCCACAGCGGATGCGCTTGGCAACGCATTGACAATTTCAGAATGGCGCGCGAGTCCGGAACCGGATTCCGTCCCTTTTGCGGTAGTGAGAGGTTTCAAAACCCAGGGACTCTCCCTTACGCCTTTGGAAAGAGCGGGACTGCCATCCGATGAAGAATTAAAAACATGGATCCACCGGTCCGTCTATGAAAGGGAAAGAGCGGGGCAGGGATCCTTGATGACGGAATTTCGTCCTTGCCTGGCGCTCTTCGTTCGTTTCAGCGGGATCGATTACGACTCTGACGAAGCTGGGGATCAATTGAATAATTTGATCCGGTCGATGCAGGCACGGGTGGTGGAATTCGGGGGTGCATTGTTGCAGATCACGGTGGGAGACAAGGGCAGTTATGCCTATATCAACTTCGGCGCGCTCGGCATGCATGAAGACGGTCCGCGCCGGGCGGTGAAACTGGCATTGAGCCTGCGGGAATCGCTTGGGTCGGACGGATTCAAACCGTCCCTGCAGATCGGCATCACGCAGGGGACCATGTTCGTCGGTCCGTATGGAAGCGAATCAAGAAAAACCTTCGGGGCGCTGGGGGATGATGTCAACTTGTGCGCGCGTTTGATGACAACCGCCGCGCCGGGAGAGATCCTGGTCTCGGGCCGTGTCCGCAAGGCGCTCCCCGATGAATTCGTTTACGAAGCCCACGCGCCGATGAACGTCAAAGGCAAAACCGAACCGCTCTCTGTATATTCCATCCTTTCGGTGAAACAACAACGCGCCGTCCGTTTGCAGGAACCGGCGTATGCGCTCCCGATGATCGGGCGAAAAAAGGAATTGGGGCTTGTTTCTGAAAAACTATCCCTGTCAATTCAAGGGAAGGGACAGATCGTCGGCGTGACCGGCGCAGCGGGGATGGGCAAGTCGCGGTTGATCGCGGAAGGAATCCGCCTCGCGCGCCGGGGAAAGTTGACCGGCTACGGCGGCGCATGCAAGTCGGACGGAGTCGACACGCCCTACCTCGTGTGGAGCGGAATCTGGAACGCCTTCTTCGATCTCGATCCCGCCATGCCTTTGCGAAAACAGATCCGCTCCATCGAACGTGAGTTGGAAGACCAGGCGCCGGAGAATTTGGACGCGCTTCCATTGCTGGGTTCGGTCCTTGGTCTGCCGCTGACCGAAAATGAATATACCCGCGCACTGCAGCCCAAGGATCGTAAAAGCCAGCTCGAGGCATTGTTGCTGCATTGTCTTGAATATTCGGCGCGCGAAGCCTCCGGGACGGGCGGCGGTTTGCTGCTTGTATTGGAAGATCTGCATTGGATCGACCCTGTTTCTTCAAATCTGCTGGACTTGATCTCGCGCGCCGTCGAAAACCTTCCGATTCTGATTCTGCTGTCTTACCGCCTGCCGGAGATCGACGCGCTCGACCCCGGTGTAAGCAACCTGCGCGCCCTGGCTCATTTCACTGAAGTTCGGCTCACCGATCTGACCGAGGCGGAGTCGGAACAGGTCATCCGCGGAAAGCTCCAGCAATTATTTCCCGAACAACGCGGCGGCATTCCACATTCCCTGATCGAACGCGTCACAGCACGCGCGCAGGGCAATCCGTTCTACGCCGAGGAGCTGCTGAACTTCCTGCGCGATAGCGGCTTCGATCCTCACAACGAAGAGGCGCTCGCGCGCCTCGAACTTCCCGGCAGTTTGCAAAGTCTCATACTCAGCCGCATCGACCGGCTGACTCCCGCCCAGCAGCTTGCCTTTCGGGTGGCAAGCATCATCGGTCGTTCATTCCGGCTCGAGGATCTGCTCAAATATTATCCGTGGCAGGGACTCTCGCAGAACATCACCTCAGATTTGCAGGAGCTTGTAAAGGCCGACCTGCTCCTGCCTGATCCCTCGGAACCGGAAGCTGTTTATATTTTTAAACATCTCCTCACCCACGAAGTCAGCTACGAAAACATCGCGTATGCCACCCGTGTGCAGTTACATGGAATGTACGCTGAATATCTCGAAAGGACACATCCTGAAAGGATGGAACAGATCGCTGCGTCGCTGGCGCACCATTATGACCGGGCACAAATTCCGGAGAAAGCGGCTTACTACCTGACCAAGGCAGGCGACCAGGCGGCGGCAAATTATGCCAACGAAGAGGCGCTTTCGTATTTCAACCGGGCGTTGAAAAACCTGACCGGGGAAGCAACGCGGGCGCACTTCGACATCCTATGGAAACGCGAACGCATTTATGACCTGCTCGGCAAACGACTCGAACAACGTCAGGACCTGGAGACTCTTTCCCGCCTTGTCGACTCTTTCGAGGACGCGCCGAACCTTCGTGCCGGACTCTTCATCCGCAAAGCGAGGCTGGAGATCGATACAGGCGACTTTGCCGCTGCAAAAACGAATGCGCAGACGGCGATCCGCGAATCAAGCGCAGACGACGAAGGGTCTGCTGATCTAATCGTGGACGCTCTTTTGTTGGAAGCGCGCGCCATGTTCCTCGCCGGGCAGGCGGTTGCTGCAAAACCTCAGTTGGAGGATGCCCTGAAGCGCTCCCGCGAACATCGCTACCTGCGCGGGGAATACAATGCGCTGGCAGGCCTGGGGTTGTGGAACTGGTATAACGGCGATAACAAATCTGCCGTTGAGTTGATGGAACAGTCCCTGGCATTGATCCGCCAGGCAGGCGACATCCGCCGGGAATCTGATATTTTGAACAATCTCGGAATCGTCAGCAAGGATATGTCCAAATTTGACGAAGCGCTGGCGTATTACGAAGCCGCCCAGAAGATCGCAAGAAAGATCGGGGACCGCTCCGGCGAGGCAAGCCTGCTCGCGAATATGGGGCGTGCCTGCTTGGTCGCCCGCGATTACATTCAATCGGAAACCTACAGCGTGCAAGCTGCTCAACTCGCGGCTGAAGTCAACGAACCGGCTGTGCGGGGCATCGCGCTTCATAACCGCAGCGAAGCGCTCAGGTTGTTGGGGCGGTATGCCGAAGCCAAAGAGTCCGCCGAAGAAGCGTTGAAGATGGCGCTGGCTTCCGGTTACAAGACTGGCGAAGCGGATACTCTGGAAAACATCGCCATGATCGAGTTTGCACAAGAAGATCATGAGCGGGCGATGGGACATGCCGAAGCTGCCCTGGCAATCGCGCGGGAAATTTCTTCGCGGCGGGTCGAGACCAGCGTACTGACCCGCATCGGAATGTTTCGGCTCGAAATGGGGCAACTCGACGCCGCTCAAAGCGCGTTGAGCGAGGCGGAGGAGATCGGCCGGGAACTCAATGAACCGATTCCCATGTTCGAGATCCAAGCCGGGCTGGCGCAGGTTGCGTTGGCTCGCGGCGGGCCGGACTCACCCGAAAGGGCGATGGCTCGTATCCAGGCGCTTGCCGATGAAATTCTTCAGGATCCGCCCACACAACAATCCCTTATCCTGCCGATGGGGTTATATCTTGCAAGTATTCGCATTCTGCTCGCGCGGAACGATCCGCGTGCCGAAAAGATCATCGCCCGCGCCAATTGGTTGATGAAATCGCGCAGTGACCGAATCCCCGATTCCGCGCTTCGCGCAAGTTACCTGAACATCCCCGAGCACTGCGCCATCGCGGAGTTCGCGGGCGGCTTCAATTCATAG
- a CDS encoding GNAT family N-acetyltransferase — MAVILETPRLVLRHQLIEDLDDLWALYQDPDITKYIPDAPHKREEAQEELEWHMHGHPRNRELGLWATIHKETGKFIGRCGLLPWEIDGQNEIEVAYTIAGAYQGHGLGTEAAQAILKYGFEKLNLSRLICLIDPENIPSQRVAEKIGMKFEKESSDEYGPFWVYSIIKEKSHLA, encoded by the coding sequence GTGGCGGTCATTCTCGAAACCCCGCGGCTTGTTTTACGTCATCAACTTATCGAAGACCTTGATGACCTTTGGGCGTTGTATCAAGACCCCGATATCACGAAATACATTCCCGATGCGCCGCACAAACGCGAAGAAGCGCAGGAGGAATTGGAATGGCACATGCATGGACATCCCAGGAATCGAGAGTTGGGATTGTGGGCGACGATTCACAAAGAGACGGGGAAATTCATCGGTCGCTGCGGGTTACTCCCGTGGGAGATCGATGGGCAGAATGAGATTGAGGTGGCGTATACGATTGCGGGGGCGTATCAAGGCCATGGTTTGGGGACAGAGGCGGCGCAAGCCATCCTGAAATATGGGTTCGAGAAATTGAATCTATCGCGTCTCATCTGTTTGATCGACCCGGAGAATATCCCTTCGCAGAGAGTGGCGGAGAAGATCGGGATGAAATTCGAAAAAGAAAGCAGTGATGAATATGGACCGTTTTGGGTGTACTCGATAATAAAAGAGAAAAGTCATCTTGCCTGA